In the genome of Cydia strobilella chromosome Z, ilCydStro3.1, whole genome shotgun sequence, one region contains:
- the LOC134754769 gene encoding protein PRRC2C-like isoform X5: protein MSALSTPGGGGTSAQSKPTSGKQKYQKLDINSLYCTNKNESSEPSSVKSQLSRKHGMQSLGKVPSARRPPANLPSLKTETGQDPNTNTVSTAATTAPAPATCTTQTMSVAPPSGAAAGAPGGWVPLPPPSAPYSRTEFPSLEAAAQPSHRSAEHAAPQPQLRPQTEGSWTCGGTAGVRPEGASPAPAAPAPSAAAQPPHYRAILPSFLIKGSSGSGLGLGSLGALRDSRGGGGGGAPRPAPRPPATPRAVEVLTARPILREEQISSLDDISRDAGWAQHDDIDYDQKLDFSDGESSMPSASKGIHKINHNRAAVDMDRVGDSKIQEVGDEEQLWAERRQKQSNEIAQAVARARQRKAEEQRRQMSDSGAPPPTAKDSRDREPDTRDKERTDNRDRERADNRDRVDNRDKVNNEIRDTRDKERVDNRDRDRMDNRERFDNRDRDRDRMDTRDRGENRDNRGRMDNRERQDGEKERADNRDRDRNDNRERTDRDRFDRERERTDNRDRERGDRDRGDRDRGDRDRGDRERDRDRDFRDRDYGRQHDQNNPAFSKTFQQNIPPRFLKQQQNRQQDEQHKGWAFSGKQAPRRQEPPSYNAPRHAPHNGRRSYSRDYSDREDEFRRDSKEGSGQHWRSEMQDYEKVGRELDRSNSKESYKDYGDHKERRSESDRKSVERSTEQISKPSAADKLSEVFERKSIGITEAFSSDSSSNAPTTDVRNSPASNSQRESSERDFGNTSWAEASQEDHANFSSKSPTEKIVHSSENEQKPKDPVLKDEEPKRQSLPPSAGPPLQQTAAPTNMTPFAAQGQNKNHGIAVQNFSHNQPSQANSFTNQPTQPVTSLSHSQSFTDAQVSKTSNLSISKSLLEPLTNPHLQNPPTSDPMAMNVKPIFTPQKSEKELSESESICSKSSTDPAAPTVPKPNEAHSVESLHSGSESQKRNVDDKRHERFTEAFNKIPNKEPIERKSSGSGSEKKGRGGYGGGVGCGVYRGWGQRESRGRRSHRSSHSNNRASESDGSTDGAPNAERKERRRAPRSPRGMKKPDRIDDPNRPLLVDQPPPMDNMENREPFAPRGQPSRRGRGGFQGTTRPPAPAKRVTGYGPPNTKSPFSQANRAVKDMDEVKDNAPLDDKGKPGNKPRTGSSLGRGRDRRPKGTGPGPLSGEDENWETTSEHSEGGGSSGRRRSVGGRMSSQSLKGQGRNQASGNRQNNGGRNSQPGKKDALVDNKTVDITEAMTDLNITVVKKEDEVADDGFQEVRNKKNSKDTRGPTVKEETQNIAKQPRSHSNQGGGRNRSTTRNTNDKSNARGSAPVSGKTGPQYDRTRQANLAPRFVKQRQKQQMGLVTAFGPDTGAAPPPPAVNAWDKPISQTLRGNVEEPSEPIENKSGPPSQRSTPGDAPAENKPAPVGPAIAPSLATDNAGAGVLDGTTPPVETIIFENTNYKTAPPAEALKQKYQPSANTAKPQGEEMPTEVDARALTFNGDVRPPPRSIQELISDRPVTDGESTLGLPMSFDTTQKAEDSSDMKLDFAFDSDLGQLTEDKSAKSALGLPRGTHMSTSNTISPLAADLNLKIASVKKVWEMSAVAEGSEELQFAGFEEGNTETGAPPNVCKVKPTQQLQSPPPQHYNHMGYQGGYGGLSVPSPPAVLFNSSQQLLGSSQQMPQQGGLYGAFLDQSRGQFGGFPGTPYGAGSAAPYNYQPPPDMFQSLPNQYRMAAAAGGGAAFGQSGQLGNSPSTVLISSTSNSLMSASVKPSTQQIGAIGSKGGGVGGVGGVGGVNTYQQQYLGYSGPVGDASYSLQGLMPRPAPPASSYYSPYQPPAAPAPTYPLQFTQPAQSGAFSSQFLSNQLQVAAAVQQMQQQQQFRAPLQQQFAPPPAAAQPRPPPQQLKSPLHEHANGFAPLCEPASPTPQGKQPKPNVQKPPHSPPHHKYHAPPPHPPPAHTPHQHHPQHPQHPQHQQHQQHPQHPQHQQHPQHQQHQQHQQQMGGGNNGRCGGGMPRGGLAAPRYPAPIQRPHAPAMPLYRAPPAPARPHHAPPRHNLYYHHHQRSQYPLQQLPYICTLKSTHGGGVMERPSEGGEPAAAPEEAEAPPVEAQPAEVKAE, encoded by the exons ATGTCTGCACTCTCGACGCCGGGCGGCGGAGGCACTTCGGCGCAGAGCAAGCCGACGTCCGGCAAGCAAAAGTATCAAAAGTTGGACATCAATAGCTTGTACTGTACCAACAAA AACGAGAGCTCTGAACCGTCATCTGTGAAATCTCAACTAAGCCGTAAACATGGAATGCAAAGTCTCGGAAAAGTACCCTCAGCCCGGCGTCCACCTGCCAACTTGCCTTCTTTGAAAACTGAAACTGGACAAGATCCCAATACTAA CACTGTCTCGACTGCTGCCACTACTGCCCCTGCACCAGCAACATGCACTACTCAGACTATG AGTGTCGCGCCGCCCAGCGGTGCGGCTGCGGGCGCCCCTGGCGGCTGGGTgccgctgccgccgccctcGGCGCCGTACTCGCGCACAGAGTTCCCCTCGCTCGAGGCTGCTGCTCAGCCCTCGCACCGCTCCGCAGAACACGCGGCACCGCAGCCGCAACTCAGACCACAAA CGGAAGGCAGCTGGACGTGCGGTGGCACCGCCGGCGTGAGGCCCGAGGGCGCgtcgcccgcgcccgccgccccTGCGCCCAGCGCGGCCGCACAGCCGCCCCACTACCGTGCCATTCTGCCCTCATTT CTGATAAAAGGTAGCAGCGGCAGCGGGCTAGGGTTGGGGTCTCTGGGCGCGCTCCGCGAcagccgcggcggcggcggcggcggcgcgccgcggcCCGCCCCTCGCCCGCCCGCCACGCCCCGCGCCGTCGAGGTGCTCACTGCGCGTCCCATCCTGCGCGAGGAGCAGATATCCTCGCTCGACGACATCTCGCGCGACGCCGGATGGGCGCAACATGATGACATTGATTATGA TCAAAAATTGGACTTTTCTGACGGAGAATCCTCGATGCCTTCCGCGAGTAAGGGGATTCACAAAATCAATCACAACAGAGCAGCTGTTGACATGGATCGGGTGGGAGATTCGAAAATACAGGAAGTGGGTGACGAGGAACAATTGTGGGCGGAGCGGCGACAGAAGCAAAGCAACGAGATCGCTCAGGCAGTAGCGCGGGCGCGTCAGCGCAAGGCCGAGGAGCAGCGGCGGCAGATGTCCGACTcgggcgcgccgccgccgaccgccAAGGACAGCAGGGACCGCGAGCCCGACACTAGGGACAAAGAAAGGACTGATAACCGAGACAGGGAGCGGGCCGACAACAGGGACCGCGTAGACAATAGGGATAAAGTTAATAACGAAATTCGCGACACCCGGGACAAGGAGCGTGTCGATAACCGCGACAGAGATCGCATGGATAACAGGGAACGGTTCGACAACAGGGACCGAGACCGCGATCGCATGGACACTCGCGATCGCGGAGAAAACCGAGACAACCGAGGTCGCATGGATAACAGAGAACGCCAAGATGGCGAGAAGGAGAGAGCGGACAACCGCGACAGAGACCGCAACGATAATAGAGAGCGCACAGATCGCGACCGGTTTGACCGGGAGCGAGAGCGCACAGACAACAGGGACCGCGAGCGCGGTGACCGCGACCGTGGCGACCGCGACCGCGGCGATCGCGACCGAGGGGACCGGGAAAGGGATCGCGACCGGGACTTCCGCGACAGGGACTACGGACGCCAACATGATCAAAACAATCCCGCGTTTTCCAAGACTTTCCAACAAAATATTCCGCCTCGATTCCTAAAACAACAGCAGAACAGACAGCAGGACGAGCAGCACAAGGGCTGGGCTTTCTCCGGCAAGCAGGCACCGCGCCGCCAGGAGCCACCGTCCTACAACGCTCCCCGCCATGCGCCGCACAATGGCCGCCGTTCCTATTCCAG GGATTACTCGGACCGCGAAGATGAGTTCAGAAGGGACAGCAAAGAAGGATCTGGGCAACACTGGCGATCCGAAATGCAGGATTATGAGAAAGTGGGCCGTGAATTGGACAGATCTAACTCCAAGGAGTCCTATAAAGACTATGGCGATCATAAAGAAAGGAGAAGCGAATCCGATCGGAAATCTGTGGAACGATCCACGGAACAAATCAGCAAGCCTTCCGCTGCTGACAAACTATCAGAAGTTTTTGAACGAAAGAGCATTGGAATAACGGAAGCTTtttcatctgactcgtcttccAACGCGCCTACGACTGATGTACGTAATTCGCCTGCGTCCAATTCTCAGCGCGAATCATCCGAGAGAGACTTTGGTAATACTTCCTGGGCCGAAGCCTCGCAAGAAGATCACGCTAACTTTTCATCAAAATCTCCCACTgagaaaattgtacattccagtGAGAATGAACAGAAGCCTAAAGATCCTGTTCTGAAAGACGAGGAACCCAAGCGTCAGTCTCTACCACCCAGCGCAGGACCTCCCCTACAACAGACAGCAGCTCCAACAAACATGACTCCATTCGCCGCTCAAGGTCAAAACAAGAATCATGGCATTGCGGTACAAAACTTCTCTCATAATCAACCATCTCAAGCTAATTCTTTTACAAACCAACCAACCCAACCTGTCACCTCTCTAAGTCATTCTCAGTCGTTTACGGACGCCCAAGTTTCTAAAACTTCGAATTTATCTATAAGTAAAAGTCTTCTGGAACCTCTAACCAACCCGCATTTACAAAATCCTCCTACATCTGATCCAATGGCGATGAACGTGAAGCCAATATTTACGCCGCAAAAGTCGGAGAAGGAACTCTCAGAATCTGAATCAATCTGTTCCAAGTCGAGTACGGATCCTGCAGCCCCCACGGTGCCCAAGCCTAACGAGGCACACTCCGTAGAATCTCTTCACAGTGGGTCGGAGTCTCAAAAGCGCAATGTTGATGACAAAAGACACGAAAGGTTTACTGAGGCGTTTAATAAAATTCCTAATAAAGAACCTATTGAAAGGAAATCTAGTGGCTCCGGTTCAGAAAAGAAAGGAAGAGGAGGGTATGGAGGTGGAGTCGGGTGCGGCGTCTACCGAGGCTGGGGACAGCGAGAGTCACGTGGGAGACGCTCGCACCGCAGCTCGCACTCCAACAACCGAGCCAGCGAGTCAGACGGCTCCACTGACGGCGCGCCCAACGCCGAGCGGAAGGAGcggcgccgcgcaccgcgcagccCGAGGGGCATGAAGAAACCTGACAGAATCGACGATCCTAATCGCCCTCTACTTGTTGACCAGCCTCCTCCCATGGATAATATGGAAAATCGTGAGCCCTTTGCGCCTCGAGGTCAGCCTTCTCGACGGGGGCGAGGCGGCTTCCAGGGTACCACGCGGCCACCGGCGCCCGCTAAAAGGGTTACTGGCTATGGGCCGCCAAATACCAAAAGTCCGTTTAGTCAGGCAAATCGCGCCGTTAAGGATATGGACGAAGTAAAAGACAATGCGCCGCTGGACGACAAGGGGAAACCTGGCAACAAGCCTCGCACCGGCTCGTCTCTCGGCAGAGGTCGAGACCGCCGCCCGAAGGGAACCGGGCCGGGCCCGCTTAGTGGTGAAGATGAAAATTGGGAAACGACGTCTGAACATTCCGAAGGAGGAGGATCCAGCGGCCGTCGAAGGTCCGTCGGCGGTCGAATGTCGAGCCAGTCCCTCAAAGGGCAAGGGCGCAACCAGGCATCCGGAAACCGCCAAAACAACGGTGGCCGCAACTCGCAGCCCGGCAAGAAAGATGCTCTAGTAGATAATAAAACTGTTGATATTACGGAGGCTATGACTGATCTTAACATAACTGTCGTTAAAAAAGAAGATGAGGTCGCGGACGACGGTTTCCAGGAGGTGCGTAATAAGAAAAATTCAAAGGACACTAGAGGACCTACTGTAAAAGAAGAAACTCAGAACATTGCCAAACAGCCTAGATCTCACTCAAACCAGGGCGGTGGCCGAAATAGATCGACTACTAGAAATACTAACGATAAGTCTAACGCAAGAGGTTCCGCCCCCGTGTCTGGTAAGACCGGGCCGCAGTACGATCGAACGCGACAGGCTAACCTGGCACCGCGTTTTGTGAAGCAGAGACAAAAGCAGCAAATGGGCTTGGTGACCGCATTTGGACCAGACACGGGTGCGGCACCTCCGCCGCCCGCAGTTAATGCTTGGGATAAACCTATTTCGCAAACTCTGCGGGGTAATGTTGAAGAACCCTCCGAGCCGATCGAAAACAAGTCTGGTCCACCAAGTCAGCGTAGCACGCCAGGCGACGCTCCCGCCGAGAACAAGCCGGCGCCAGTGGGGCCTGCTATCGCTCCGTCCCTCGCCACTGATAATGCTGGGGCTGGGGTTCTTGACGGGACCACGCCGCCTGTGGAAACTATTATATTCGAAAATACTAACTACAAGACTGCTCCACCCGCCGAGGCTCTCAAACAGAAGTATCAACCTAGTGCAAATACTGCCAAGCCGCAAGGCGAGGAAATGCCTACGGAAGTTGACGCCCGAGCGCTCACATTCAATGGGGACGTAAGACCGCCGCCGCGTTCTATTCAAGAATTAATATCAGATAGACCCGTGACTGACGGGGAGAGCACTCTGGGCTTGCCGATGTCGTTCGACACGACTCAGAAAGCCGAGGATTCGTCCGATATGAAATTAGATTTCGCTTTCGATTCGGATCTCGGTCAATTGACTGAGGATAAGTCGGCCAAATCTGCGCTAGGCTTGCCGCGTGGGACGCACATGAGCACTTCAAACACAATTTCGCCGTTGGCTGCGGATCTCAATTTAAAAATCGCCAGCGTCAAGAAAGTATGGGAGATGTCTGCGGTGGCCGAAGGGAGTGAAGAATTGCAGTTTGCAGGTTTCGAGGAGGGCAATACGGAAACGGGTGCTCCCCCGAACGTGTGCAAGGTTAAACCGACGCAACAGCTGCAGTCGCCGCCCCCGCAGCACTACAACCACATGGGATACCAAGGGGGATACGGCGGGCTGTCGGTGCCGTCGCCGCCCGCGGTGCTGTTCAATTCGTCGCAGCAACTCCTGGGTTCGTCGCAGCAGATGCCGCAGCAGGGCGGGCTGTACGGTGCCTTCCTCGACCAGAGCCGGGGCCAGTTCGGAGGCTTCCCCGGGACGCCGTACGGTGCCGGCTCCGCGGCACCTTACAACTATCAACCTCCGCCTGACATGTTCCAGAGCCTTCCTAATCAGTACCGCATG GCGGCAGcagcgggcggcggcgcggcgttcGGCCAGTCCGGCCAGCTCGGCAACAGCCCCAGCACGGTGCTCATCTCCAGCACTTCCAACTCGCTCATGTCTGCCTCCGTCAAGCCCTCTACGCAACAGATCGGCGCCATAG GTAGCAAAGGTGGCGGCGTCGGTGGCGTCGGTGGCGTGGGCGGAGTGAATACCTACCAGCAACAATACTTAGGCTACTCCGGTCCGGTCGGCGACGCGTCGTACTCCCTGCAGGGCCTCATGCCgcggcccgcgccgcccgcgagCTCGTACTACTCGCCGTACcagccgcccgccgcgccggcgcCCACCTACCCGCTGCAGTTCACGCAGCCCGCGCAGTCGGGGGCATTCAGCTCTCAGTTCTTGTCGAACCAACTGCAAGTCGCAGCAGCCGTCCAACAGATGCAG CAGCAGCAACAGTTCCGCGCACCGCTCCAGCAGCAGTTCGCGCCCCCGCCCGCGGCCGCGcagccgcgcccgccgccgcagCAGCTCAAGAGCCCGCTTCACGAGCACGCCAACGGCTTCGCGCCGCTCTGCGAGCCCGCCTCGCCCACGCCGCAGGGCAAGCAACCCAAGCCCAAC GTACAAAAGCCGCCGCACTCTCCGCCGCACCACAAGTAccacgcgccgccgccgcacccgcCGCCCGCGCACACCCCGCACCAGCACCACCCGCAGCACCCGCAGCATCCGCAGCACCAGCAGCACCAGCAACACCCGCAGCACCCGCAGCACCAACAGCACCCGCAGCACCAACAGCATCAGCAACATCAGCAGCAG ATGGGCGGCGGCAACAACGGGCGGTGCGGCGGCGGCATGCCGCGTGGCGGACTGGCGGCGCCGCGCTACCCCGCGCCCATCCAGCGCCCGCACGCGCCCGCCATGCCGCTGTaccgcgcgccgcccgcgcccgcacgCCCACACCACGCGCCGCCGCGCCACAATCTCtactaccaccaccaccagcgCAGTCAGTATCCACTGCAACAACTACCATACATATGTACGCTGAAAAGTACTC ATGGCGGCGGTGTGATGGAGCGGCCCTCGGAGGGCGGCGAGCCGGCTGCAGCGCCCGAGGAGGCGGAGGCGCCGCCCGTGGAGGCGCAGCCCGCCGAGGTGAAGGCCGAGTGA